The Prosthecobacter debontii genome has a segment encoding these proteins:
- a CDS encoding FAD-dependent oxidoreductase produces the protein MTRTFLASCLLFPALLSAADSADVIIYGGSSGGITAAIQTARMGKTAILIEPTQFLGGLTTGGLGATDIGNKKAIGGMSREFYANIFKYYNDATKWKQETREAYFSRKPHGNTGSEDTMWTFEPHAATEIYDAMLKEAGDQVTVVKGERLDLNKGVVKEGAKITKIIMESGREFTGPMFIDATYEGDLMAKAGVSYHVGREANSVYGETLNGVQVGHSRSHQFIKDVDPYVKPGDPSSGLLPGIEKDPGEEFSGDRKVQAYNFRMCTTDDPNNKLDWEKPANYDEAWFELALRNVEAGDSRISWAPSWMPNRKTDTNNNFAISTDFIGANWDYPEADYETRAKIWKAHEDWQKGLMWTYAHHPRVPENIRAAFQKLGLAKDEFADNGHWPRQLYVREARRMIADYVMTEKNCKRTEIVEDSVGMGAYNMDSHNIQRYVTKEGFVRNEGDVQVRSRPYPISYRSIRPKADQCSNLLVPICLSASHISYGSIRMEPVFMVLGQSAATAAVQAIEQGSTVQGIDYEKLKARLLADGQVLDFESPPIPEVSRFIKKDLPGIVVDDMQASLTGFDKEGHTTPGFVEDGYRHDNNEHKGEQRARFTPELSAGKYEVLISYSALSNRATEVPVIIHHASGQDTVLVNQTKLPSGKHGFQPVGTYTFEAGQSGWVEISNQGTKGHVIIDAVQWLPVK, from the coding sequence ATGACGCGTACTTTTTTAGCTTCTTGCCTCCTCTTCCCCGCGCTGCTGTCGGCGGCGGATTCTGCTGATGTGATCATCTACGGCGGCTCCTCCGGCGGTATCACGGCGGCCATCCAGACGGCCCGCATGGGCAAAACCGCCATCCTCATCGAGCCGACTCAATTCCTCGGCGGCCTGACCACAGGTGGCCTCGGTGCCACGGACATTGGCAATAAGAAGGCCATCGGCGGCATGTCGCGGGAGTTCTACGCCAACATCTTCAAATACTACAACGATGCCACGAAGTGGAAGCAGGAGACCCGGGAGGCCTATTTCTCCCGCAAGCCGCATGGCAACACCGGCAGCGAAGACACCATGTGGACCTTCGAACCCCATGCCGCCACGGAGATCTACGACGCCATGCTCAAGGAAGCTGGCGATCAGGTGACCGTCGTCAAAGGTGAGCGCCTGGACTTGAACAAAGGCGTGGTGAAGGAGGGCGCGAAGATCACCAAGATCATCATGGAGAGCGGGCGTGAATTCACCGGCCCCATGTTCATCGACGCCACCTACGAGGGCGATCTCATGGCCAAGGCCGGCGTGAGCTATCATGTCGGGCGTGAGGCCAACAGCGTGTATGGAGAGACGCTCAACGGTGTGCAGGTGGGCCACAGCCGCAGCCACCAGTTCATCAAAGACGTGGACCCCTATGTGAAGCCGGGCGACCCGAGCAGCGGTCTGCTGCCAGGGATCGAAAAAGACCCCGGCGAAGAGTTCAGCGGCGACCGCAAGGTGCAGGCCTATAACTTCCGCATGTGCACCACGGATGATCCTAACAACAAGCTCGACTGGGAAAAGCCTGCCAACTATGACGAAGCGTGGTTTGAACTGGCTCTGCGTAACGTGGAAGCCGGAGACTCCCGCATCTCCTGGGCGCCCTCCTGGATGCCGAACCGCAAGACGGATACGAACAACAACTTCGCCATCAGCACCGACTTCATCGGCGCAAACTGGGACTACCCCGAGGCGGACTACGAAACTCGCGCGAAGATCTGGAAAGCTCATGAAGATTGGCAAAAAGGTCTCATGTGGACCTATGCCCACCACCCACGCGTGCCGGAAAACATCCGCGCTGCCTTCCAGAAGCTGGGTCTGGCCAAGGATGAATTTGCCGACAACGGCCACTGGCCCCGCCAGCTCTACGTGCGTGAGGCCCGCCGCATGATCGCCGACTACGTGATGACGGAAAAGAACTGCAAGCGCACTGAGATCGTGGAAGACAGCGTCGGCATGGGGGCCTACAACATGGACTCTCACAACATCCAGCGTTACGTCACGAAGGAAGGCTTCGTGCGCAATGAAGGCGATGTGCAGGTGCGCAGCCGCCCCTACCCCATCAGCTACCGCAGCATCCGGCCCAAGGCGGACCAGTGCAGCAATCTCCTGGTGCCCATCTGCCTGAGCGCCAGCCACATCTCCTACGGTAGCATCCGCATGGAGCCAGTCTTCATGGTGCTGGGTCAGAGCGCCGCCACCGCCGCCGTGCAGGCCATCGAGCAAGGCAGCACCGTGCAGGGCATCGACTACGAGAAGCTGAAGGCCCGCCTGCTGGCCGATGGTCAGGTCCTGGACTTCGAATCCCCGCCGATCCCGGAAGTATCCCGCTTCATCAAAAAAGATCTGCCCGGCATCGTGGTGGATGACATGCAGGCGAGCCTGACCGGCTTCGACAAAGAAGGCCACACCACCCCGGGCTTTGTCGAGGATGGTTATCGCCATGACAATAACGAGCACAAAGGCGAGCAGCGCGCCCGCTTCACCCCCGAGCTCTCGGCAGGCAAGTATGAAGTGCTCATCTCCTACAGCGCTCTGAGCAATCGCGCGACCGAGGTCCCCGTGATCATCCACCACGCCTCCGGCCAGGACACCGTGCTGGTGAATCAAACGAAGCTCCCCAGCGGCAAACACGGCTTTCAGCCCGTGGGCACCTACACCTTCGAAGCAGGTCAATCCGGCTGGGTGGAGATCAGCAACCAAGGCACGAAAGGCCATGTCATCATTGACGCGGTGCAGTGGCTGCCCGTGAAGTGA
- a CDS encoding helix-turn-helix domain-containing protein: MKDANTSTTAGQPEWLRVKEACDYSRLTKAKLYDLMNRGHLRFSSLKEDGQSKGTRLIHFPSLRHFIESRASGGPSTPTLP; encoded by the coding sequence ATGAAAGATGCGAACACATCCACAACAGCCGGGCAGCCCGAGTGGCTGCGAGTCAAAGAGGCCTGCGACTACAGTCGCCTCACCAAAGCCAAACTCTACGACCTCATGAACCGAGGTCACCTCCGCTTCTCCTCCCTGAAGGAAGACGGCCAAAGCAAAGGCACCCGCCTCATCCACTTCCCCAGCCTACGTCACTTCATCGAGAGCCGCGCCAGCGGCGGCCCCTCCACCCCCACCCTGCCCTGA
- a CDS encoding beta-ketoacyl synthase N-terminal-like domain-containing protein, which produces MATFITAAETACALGDTLEASLTKWREGRSGLTLSEGLLAGRIADRRLLKGRRYGAASNVAVKVAQRAVEKAGWTEEQTRSAWIFAASSRGQAGELLGTNAWRRPSKRFSASNTLHSEIAAAVSIELGIRGPWQMISNGCSAGLDALGLAHMALTSGMAPRVLVVAVDLPLVPELLKDFQDTRLLASKTLYDPLSPQTAGFHAGEAAVALTLESEGQGRGPCMTRYAANSDAYDSLVIPEDGGSLAELLAGFEVPDLICPHATGTANHAVAEINALHRCYPDVPPLLLLKPYTGHTLGASGLLDVALISEGLRQGNLPGNLPDLSHPTGISLDMPANPRRVLKIASGMGGHNAAVMLEGRS; this is translated from the coding sequence ATGGCCACCTTCATCACTGCTGCTGAAACAGCCTGTGCCCTGGGAGATACCCTGGAGGCCAGCCTAACCAAATGGAGAGAAGGGAGGAGCGGCCTCACTTTGTCCGAGGGGCTGCTGGCGGGTCGCATTGCCGATCGTCGTCTGCTCAAAGGTCGCCGCTATGGCGCTGCCTCGAATGTAGCGGTGAAAGTCGCGCAGCGAGCTGTGGAAAAGGCAGGCTGGACAGAGGAGCAAACACGCAGTGCCTGGATCTTTGCCGCGAGCAGTCGAGGGCAAGCAGGAGAACTGCTGGGCACGAATGCCTGGCGCCGTCCCTCCAAGCGATTCAGCGCCAGCAATACCCTGCACAGTGAGATCGCCGCAGCGGTCAGCATCGAGCTCGGCATTCGCGGTCCGTGGCAGATGATCTCCAATGGCTGCTCCGCCGGTCTGGATGCGCTTGGGTTGGCTCATATGGCCCTGACCTCCGGCATGGCTCCACGAGTTCTCGTGGTGGCCGTGGACTTGCCTCTGGTGCCAGAGTTGCTGAAGGATTTCCAAGATACCCGACTCCTGGCCTCCAAGACGCTCTATGACCCTTTATCTCCCCAGACAGCAGGTTTCCATGCGGGAGAGGCGGCGGTGGCCCTGACGCTGGAGTCTGAAGGGCAGGGCAGGGGGCCATGCATGACCCGCTATGCCGCCAATAGCGATGCCTACGACTCCTTAGTCATCCCGGAGGATGGCGGCAGCCTGGCGGAGTTGCTGGCGGGCTTTGAGGTGCCAGATTTGATTTGCCCGCATGCGACGGGCACGGCCAATCACGCCGTGGCTGAAATCAATGCCCTGCATCGGTGCTATCCTGATGTGCCCCCGCTGCTCCTGCTGAAGCCTTACACCGGCCATACGCTGGGCGCGAGTGGCCTGCTGGATGTGGCCCTGATCAGCGAGGGCCTGCGCCAGGGGAACCTGCCAGGAAACCTGCCGGATCTCAGCCACCCGACAGGCATCTCCCTTGATATGCCTGCCAATCCACGCCGCGTGCTGAAAATCGCTTCTGGGATGGGAGGCCACAATGCGGCCGTGATGCTGGAGGGGAGGTCTTAA
- a CDS encoding 3D domain-containing protein encodes MTRSTLLCLIAVCAQSLALANEVKLSATQQADTTGQILYGIRTTAYTHSESDHIKYGGRTAAGTSLRYGQVRSAAADWSVYPVGTVFQIEGDASLYVVDDYGSALVGTRTIDLYKPSTSSMNSWGVRKVNIKILKWGSFSKSLAILKPRQSKASHVRQMVTRLQGRPA; translated from the coding sequence TTGACACGATCCACCCTTCTTTGTCTGATTGCCGTGTGCGCTCAGTCTCTCGCTCTCGCTAATGAAGTGAAGCTCTCGGCCACCCAGCAGGCAGACACAACAGGTCAGATCCTTTACGGTATTCGCACCACGGCTTACACTCACAGTGAGTCGGACCACATCAAGTATGGCGGACGCACGGCGGCAGGCACGTCTTTGCGTTATGGCCAGGTCCGCAGTGCAGCCGCCGATTGGTCCGTCTATCCCGTCGGCACGGTCTTCCAGATCGAAGGTGACGCTTCGCTCTATGTGGTGGATGACTACGGCTCCGCTTTGGTGGGCACCCGCACGATCGATCTCTACAAGCCTAGCACTTCTTCCATGAACTCCTGGGGGGTGCGCAAGGTGAACATCAAGATCCTCAAGTGGGGATCGTTCTCCAAGAGCTTGGCGATCCTGAAGCCGCGCCAGTCCAAGGCCTCGCATGTTCGCCAAATGGTGACGCGTTTGCAGGGGCGTCCGGCGTGA
- a CDS encoding RsmB/NOP family class I SAM-dependent RNA methyltransferase produces MKLHYHLIAQIIRSLRDIFVDRRYADKVVEFAFKKHPKWGSRDRRLFAESVYEVVRHWRWYWHLAGLPDAEHNQPEAITEERLWYVWCAYWIMAGHELPFFDEVVHVRRGAIIERSKQEVSPAIQASVPDWMEARLNRELGQAWIAIRATLNQPAEVFIRVNTLKTDRRSLKTRLAQEGFITETIQDIPSVLHMKQRYHVFGMAAFKEGLFEVQDASSQRVAPFLQVEPGMKVVDACAGAGGKTLHLAALMQNKGKIIALDVHDWKLNELRKRAGRAGVDVAETRLIEGTKTLKRLTNYADRLLLDVPCSGMGVLRRNPDAKWKLSDAEIDRLIIEQQDILTRYSAIVKPGGKLVYATCSILPSENEQQVQKFLAAHGAEWTLEEELKINPAETGHDGFYAARLARKPAEPTPASAAVPTTEPSAE; encoded by the coding sequence GTGAAACTTCACTACCACCTCATCGCTCAGATCATCCGCTCCCTGCGGGACATTTTCGTGGACCGCCGTTATGCCGATAAGGTGGTGGAGTTCGCTTTCAAAAAACATCCCAAGTGGGGTAGCCGGGACCGCCGTTTGTTTGCCGAGTCCGTCTATGAAGTGGTGCGGCACTGGCGCTGGTATTGGCACCTGGCCGGGCTGCCAGATGCGGAGCACAATCAACCGGAAGCCATCACCGAAGAACGCCTCTGGTATGTCTGGTGCGCTTACTGGATCATGGCCGGCCATGAGTTACCCTTCTTCGATGAAGTGGTGCATGTGCGCCGGGGAGCCATTATCGAGCGCTCCAAGCAAGAAGTCTCTCCCGCGATTCAGGCTTCCGTTCCTGATTGGATGGAGGCACGGTTGAATCGAGAGTTAGGCCAAGCCTGGATCGCCATCCGCGCCACCCTGAATCAACCGGCGGAAGTTTTCATTCGCGTCAACACCCTGAAGACCGATCGCCGCAGCCTGAAGACCCGCCTGGCCCAGGAAGGTTTCATTACCGAAACCATCCAGGACATCCCCAGCGTTCTGCACATGAAGCAGCGCTATCACGTCTTTGGCATGGCCGCTTTCAAAGAAGGTCTGTTTGAGGTGCAGGATGCGTCGTCTCAGCGCGTGGCCCCTTTCCTCCAGGTGGAGCCTGGGATGAAGGTGGTGGATGCCTGTGCAGGAGCCGGTGGCAAGACTCTGCATCTGGCGGCACTCATGCAGAACAAAGGCAAGATCATCGCCCTCGACGTTCATGATTGGAAGCTCAATGAGCTGCGCAAGCGCGCAGGGCGTGCGGGTGTGGATGTGGCGGAAACACGCCTAATCGAAGGCACCAAGACTTTGAAGCGTCTAACGAACTATGCAGATCGACTTCTCCTCGATGTCCCATGCTCCGGCATGGGCGTGCTGCGGCGGAATCCCGACGCGAAGTGGAAGCTCAGTGATGCCGAGATCGATCGCCTGATCATCGAGCAGCAAGACATTCTCACCCGCTACAGCGCCATTGTGAAACCCGGTGGTAAGCTGGTGTATGCCACGTGCTCCATCCTGCCGAGCGAGAACGAACAGCAGGTGCAAAAGTTCCTCGCCGCCCATGGGGCCGAATGGACCCTGGAGGAGGAATTGAAGATCAATCCTGCCGAAACGGGTCACGATGGCTTCTATGCCGCGCGCCTCGCCCGCAAGCCAGCCGAGCCAACTCCCGCCAGTGCCGCAGTGCCGACCACTGAGCCCTCTGCTGAGTAA
- the pyrR gene encoding bifunctional pyr operon transcriptional regulator/uracil phosphoribosyltransferase PyrR yields MTQSPDKLRQLLDAAGVVRCLDEIAAAIDERWKNESRIALVGVYRRGVPFARALAERLIARGREVDFGKIDITQYRDDLQTMTVVPKLEGSDLDFDLEDAVVILCDEVIYTGRTSRAALEELLDFGRPRCVQFAVLVDRAGRELPYQPDYAGLRVDLPSEERVSVRFVDGDGYDEVFVRPWPVK; encoded by the coding sequence GTGACCCAATCGCCTGATAAACTCCGCCAACTCCTGGATGCCGCCGGAGTGGTGCGCTGCTTGGATGAAATCGCGGCAGCCATCGATGAACGATGGAAAAACGAATCCCGCATTGCCCTCGTCGGCGTCTATCGCCGAGGGGTGCCCTTTGCCCGCGCTCTGGCGGAACGATTAATCGCTCGCGGTCGGGAGGTGGATTTCGGGAAGATCGACATCACGCAGTATCGGGATGACCTTCAGACCATGACCGTGGTGCCCAAGCTCGAAGGTTCGGACCTCGATTTCGATCTCGAAGACGCGGTGGTCATCCTTTGCGACGAAGTCATCTACACCGGGCGCACCTCCCGTGCTGCCCTGGAGGAGCTGCTGGACTTTGGACGTCCGCGCTGTGTGCAGTTCGCGGTGCTGGTGGATCGTGCCGGACGTGAGCTGCCTTATCAGCCGGACTATGCCGGTCTCCGAGTGGACCTCCCATCTGAAGAGCGCGTGAGTGTGCGCTTCGTGGATGGTGATGGCTATGATGAAGTATTTGTTAGACCTTGGCCTGTGAAGTGA
- a CDS encoding efflux RND transporter periplasmic adaptor subunit — MNVFPLIVRYGTIAVAVFGVFSMTQVLNQIKAQEQPIPPPPVAPPLKPEGTRLAATGIIEARDENVAIGTPIAGLVTKVMVNVNEKVKGGQPLMQLDDRELQAQLIKAQAEIAVNQAQLDIALAEREKVQDNLDRLKSLSDQRAISQDDLRNRANDLKVAQAQVGSAEALLAAAQANVKQIQLLIERLTILAPRAGTVLQVNIRAGEYASIQNRLAAMILGDLDKLQIRADVDEQNAVRVRPGEDATAYVKGDAVNGIPVKFVRIEPFVIPKQSLTGASTERVDTRVLQVIYELTVPAGMNLYVGQQVDVMIGGK; from the coding sequence ATGAACGTTTTCCCCCTCATCGTTCGCTACGGCACCATTGCGGTGGCTGTGTTTGGCGTGTTCAGCATGACTCAGGTGCTGAACCAGATCAAAGCGCAGGAGCAGCCCATCCCGCCGCCGCCAGTGGCACCCCCGCTGAAGCCTGAGGGCACGCGGCTGGCGGCCACGGGCATCATTGAGGCTCGGGATGAGAATGTGGCCATCGGGACCCCCATCGCAGGGCTGGTGACGAAGGTGATGGTGAACGTCAATGAGAAGGTGAAAGGGGGGCAGCCGCTGATGCAACTGGATGACCGGGAGCTGCAGGCTCAGCTCATCAAGGCCCAGGCCGAGATCGCGGTGAATCAGGCCCAGCTCGACATCGCTCTGGCGGAGCGGGAGAAGGTGCAGGATAACCTGGACCGGCTGAAATCATTGTCGGACCAACGGGCGATCAGTCAGGACGATCTGCGCAACCGGGCCAATGATCTGAAGGTGGCTCAAGCGCAGGTGGGCTCCGCCGAGGCGCTGCTGGCGGCGGCACAGGCGAATGTGAAGCAGATTCAGCTCTTGATCGAGCGGCTGACCATCCTCGCCCCCCGGGCGGGCACGGTTCTCCAGGTGAACATCCGGGCCGGGGAGTATGCCTCCATCCAAAACCGTCTGGCGGCGATGATTCTCGGAGATCTGGACAAGCTGCAAATCCGCGCGGATGTGGATGAGCAGAACGCCGTGCGGGTGAGACCGGGGGAGGACGCCACGGCCTATGTGAAAGGAGACGCGGTGAATGGCATCCCGGTGAAGTTTGTGCGCATCGAGCCGTTTGTGATCCCTAAACAGAGTCTCACGGGAGCCAGCACCGAACGGGTGGATACCCGCGTGCTGCAGGTGATCTATGAACTGACGGTGCCTGCCGGGATGAATCTCTACGTGGGCCAGCAGGTGGATGTGATGATTGGCGGCAAGTGA
- a CDS encoding aspartate carbamoyltransferase catalytic subunit — protein sequence MSMIPRKDLLDIASLTNEEIEFVLANAVPFKDLFKRSVKKVPTLKGQTVLTLFYEPSTRTRSSFEVAANRLSADVTHFDIESSSVVKGESVLDTVETLESMRVDYIVVRHKQSGIPGFIAKNTRASVINAGDGWHAHPTQALLDAFTLREKFKDLRGARALIVGDIQHSRVARSTSLIFRRLGMHVAYLAPGSIMPRETPPEIPRFGNWDDAFAWKPDVIYLLRVQSERMDEPFFPSASEYHKNYGLTDARVEVLKERGLWLMHPGPVNRGVEITDQGMNYEKSLINQQVENGIAVRMSVLYWLKPGAIES from the coding sequence ATGAGCATGATTCCGCGTAAAGACCTCCTGGACATCGCCTCGTTGACGAATGAGGAAATCGAGTTCGTTCTGGCCAATGCCGTCCCTTTCAAAGACCTCTTCAAACGCAGTGTGAAGAAGGTGCCTACCCTGAAAGGTCAGACCGTGCTGACACTCTTTTATGAGCCCAGCACGCGCACTCGTTCCTCGTTTGAAGTGGCGGCCAATCGTCTCTCCGCCGACGTCACACACTTCGATATCGAATCTTCCAGCGTGGTGAAAGGCGAGTCGGTGCTCGATACCGTAGAGACCCTGGAGTCCATGCGCGTGGATTACATCGTCGTGCGTCACAAGCAGTCGGGCATTCCGGGTTTCATTGCCAAGAACACCCGCGCCAGTGTCATCAATGCCGGAGATGGCTGGCATGCTCACCCCACTCAAGCTCTGCTGGATGCCTTCACCCTGCGCGAGAAGTTCAAAGATCTGCGGGGTGCTCGGGCCCTCATCGTGGGCGATATCCAGCACAGCCGTGTGGCTCGTAGCACCAGCCTCATCTTCCGCCGGCTCGGCATGCATGTGGCCTATCTGGCTCCAGGCTCCATCATGCCGCGTGAGACGCCTCCCGAGATCCCCCGCTTTGGCAATTGGGATGATGCCTTCGCTTGGAAGCCGGATGTGATCTATCTTCTCCGTGTGCAGAGTGAGCGTATGGATGAGCCCTTCTTCCCCAGTGCCAGTGAGTATCACAAGAACTATGGCCTAACCGATGCTCGGGTGGAAGTGTTGAAGGAACGTGGTCTTTGGCTCATGCATCCGGGGCCGGTGAATCGCGGTGTCGAGATTACGGATCAAGGGATGAATTATGAGAAGAGCCTGATTAACCAACAGGTTGAAAACGGCATCGCCGTCCGGATGAGCGTACTCTACTGGCTGAAGCCGGGCGCTATCGAATCCTAA
- a CDS encoding helix-turn-helix transcriptional regulator, which produces MKNHLRDFREKHGYSQEQLGKLLEVSRQTINSIEKERYDPSLPLAFKLARLFQVKIEDIFSDDPS; this is translated from the coding sequence ATGAAAAACCACCTCCGTGATTTCCGCGAGAAACATGGTTATTCCCAGGAGCAATTGGGCAAACTGCTGGAGGTTAGCCGCCAGACGATCAACTCCATCGAAAAAGAGCGTTATGACCCCAGCTTGCCTCTGGCCTTCAAGCTCGCCCGCCTCTTTCAAGTGAAGATCGAAGACATCTTCAGCGACGACCCCTCCTGA
- a CDS encoding ThuA domain-containing protein — protein sequence MKAILLPLLALASAAVFVLAADPASAPPLKVLMITGGCCHDYENQKMILAEGLSARANVEFTIIHEEGPDGKKDKTHKISIYEKEDWAKGYDVVLHNECFGGVTDNEFINRIAKAHQDGVPGVMLHCSTHSYRAATTDEWRKCLGQTSMSHEKNRDLLVKNIAPEHPVMKGFPAEWLDKKDELYKNDKLWENFVPLAKAFGEDTQKDHYLIWVNTYGKGKVFGTTMGHGNETMSDPVFLDLVARGLLWSCGKLDDSGKPVAGYESKQK from the coding sequence ATGAAAGCCATCCTCCTTCCTCTCCTGGCCCTCGCTTCGGCAGCGGTCTTCGTTCTGGCGGCTGATCCAGCCTCCGCCCCTCCCCTCAAGGTGCTCATGATCACCGGCGGCTGCTGCCATGATTATGAAAATCAAAAGATGATCCTGGCTGAAGGCCTGAGCGCCCGCGCCAATGTGGAGTTTACCATCATCCACGAAGAAGGTCCTGACGGTAAAAAGGACAAGACCCACAAAATCAGCATCTACGAAAAAGAAGACTGGGCCAAAGGTTATGATGTGGTGCTGCACAATGAGTGCTTCGGCGGTGTGACCGATAACGAATTCATCAACCGCATCGCCAAAGCTCACCAGGACGGCGTGCCTGGCGTGATGCTGCATTGCTCCACCCACAGCTACCGGGCCGCCACCACGGATGAATGGCGCAAGTGCCTGGGCCAGACCTCCATGAGCCATGAGAAAAACCGCGATCTACTGGTGAAAAACATCGCTCCAGAGCACCCTGTCATGAAGGGCTTCCCCGCTGAATGGCTGGACAAAAAGGATGAACTCTACAAGAACGACAAGCTCTGGGAAAACTTCGTGCCGCTGGCCAAGGCCTTTGGCGAAGACACCCAAAAGGATCACTATCTGATCTGGGTCAACACCTACGGCAAGGGCAAGGTCTTCGGCACCACCATGGGCCATGGCAATGAAACCATGAGCGATCCCGTGTTCCTCGATCTCGTCGCCCGTGGCCTCCTCTGGTCCTGTGGCAAGCTGGACGACAGCGGCAAGCCGGTGGCCGGTTACGAGTCGAAGCAGAAGTGA
- a CDS encoding DUF3987 domain-containing protein produces MADITHLIAQLAEHQYPRQDSTPPMQANSSNSPNSQLTPESRITVYVPDEEANSSNSPNSQPQHFAAPQRPRLSLEALYGPAGEVIRRLAPITEADPAAMYVQLLVGLGSLIGPGAWFMADGARHQANLFAVICGRTAKARKGTSWSRVRNVLLDLDEPWLTAQVKSGLVSGEGLIESFKNDADKRLLLFEGEFGQVLQCMKREGNTVSVILRQAWDGTRIAVLRRKDPIEVEDAHISLIGHITLPELHRLLASVEISNGLANRCLWVFADRERLLPEGGGLPDLYDPVVDLNTAVISARYRGQLERDPAARQLWAEIYEELSEEPPGQLGEILSRGEAQVMRLALLFALLDRCSTIGCAHLEAALSLWHYCCRSAAFIFADIAANPKSVRIHEALQGGPLTLSQVHALFGGHARKAEINLALRELDAQIVVENIEGSKGKIVRLR; encoded by the coding sequence ATGGCTGACATCACCCATCTCATCGCTCAACTGGCCGAACATCAATACCCTCGCCAGGACTCGACACCACCCATGCAGGCAAATTCATCAAATTCGCCAAATTCGCAGCTCACACCGGAGTCCCGCATCACCGTTTATGTGCCCGACGAGGAGGCAAATTCATCAAATTCGCCAAATTCGCAGCCTCAACACTTCGCCGCCCCTCAGCGCCCCCGGCTGTCGCTGGAGGCACTCTATGGCCCTGCAGGAGAAGTCATCCGGCGTCTGGCTCCGATCACCGAGGCGGACCCTGCGGCCATGTATGTGCAACTGTTGGTGGGGCTGGGCAGCCTCATCGGCCCTGGGGCGTGGTTCATGGCAGATGGGGCACGCCATCAGGCCAATCTCTTCGCCGTCATCTGCGGACGCACCGCCAAAGCGCGCAAGGGCACCTCGTGGTCGCGAGTTCGCAACGTCTTGTTAGACCTGGATGAACCTTGGCTCACTGCCCAGGTGAAGTCCGGACTCGTCTCCGGGGAAGGACTCATCGAATCCTTCAAGAATGATGCCGACAAACGACTGCTGCTCTTCGAAGGTGAGTTTGGCCAAGTGCTGCAATGCATGAAGCGGGAGGGCAACACCGTCTCCGTCATCCTGCGTCAGGCCTGGGACGGCACGCGTATCGCCGTGCTGAGGCGTAAGGACCCCATTGAGGTGGAGGATGCCCACATCAGTCTCATCGGCCACATCACCCTACCCGAGTTGCATCGTTTGTTAGCCAGTGTGGAGATCAGCAATGGGCTGGCCAATCGCTGTCTGTGGGTGTTTGCTGATCGTGAACGCCTCCTGCCTGAAGGGGGTGGTTTACCTGACCTCTACGACCCCGTGGTGGACCTCAATACCGCCGTCATCTCCGCACGCTACCGAGGTCAACTGGAGCGTGATCCCGCTGCCCGCCAGCTCTGGGCGGAGATCTATGAGGAGCTGAGTGAAGAACCCCCAGGGCAGCTCGGGGAAATCCTCTCCCGAGGGGAAGCCCAGGTCATGCGTCTGGCACTCCTCTTCGCCCTTCTAGACCGCTGCTCCACCATCGGCTGTGCCCACCTGGAGGCGGCGCTTTCCCTCTGGCACTACTGCTGCCGCAGCGCCGCGTTCATTTTTGCCGATATCGCGGCCAACCCAAAGTCCGTCCGTATCCATGAGGCTCTCCAGGGAGGACCACTCACCCTCAGCCAAGTGCATGCGCTCTTTGGCGGTCATGCCCGCAAGGCCGAGATCAATCTCGCCCTCCGAGAGCTGGACGCGCAGATCGTCGTGGAAAACATCGAAGGCTCGAAAGGGAAAATCGTACGCCTGCGCTGA